Proteins from one Impatiens glandulifera chromosome 2, dImpGla2.1, whole genome shotgun sequence genomic window:
- the LOC124925777 gene encoding glutathione hydrolase 3-like, giving the protein MMENHSLESSLLGGDDHARRRRWTKAILYFSLFIILAFLRYTGSGGKIRVGNAHNVHRQIAGADIVESSKGVVAADDGRCSEIGASMLRKGGHAVDAAVATALCVGVVNPMASGIGGGAFMIVHSTSTNQTVAFDMRETAPLAASEDMYSNDLNTKYEGALSMGVPGELAGLHEAWLTFGRLPWNDLFKPAIKLAKEGFIVEPYLALSIFNSGESILSDPGLRSVFAPNGRLLQAGDTCHNIELGRTLEAIANNGPKIFYIGDIGKKLVKDVRNAGGILTFEDLRDYRVVVTDPISVNTMGYTILGMPPPSSGTVALSLVLNILDSYESLNAAKGAIGLHRLIESLKHTLAVRMNLGDPKFVDINNTISNMLSHSFAKQLQQKIFDNTTFPSDYYLPRWSQLDDHGTSHFCIVDGDRNAVSMTTTVNYPFGAKILSQSTGIILNNEMGDFSVPTEIGDQLPPAPTNFIKPNKRPLSSMTPIVVLKNDQLVAVIGGSGGLYILEAVIQVFLNYFAMGMDPLAAVQNPRVYHKLIPNTVLYENWTVIDGDHIELAEERKKFLEERGHQMEAKKGGAICQLIVQTITDDYDDVNQMGRKYGKPSSNDKRFAHGVLTAVSDPRKDGRPAAV; this is encoded by the exons ATGATGGAAAATCATAGCTTGGAATCTTCTCTTTTAGGTGGCGATGATCATGCAAGAAGAAGACGATGGACCAAAGCTATCCTCTACTTTTCTCTATTTATCATTCTCGCTT TTCTTCGTTACACTGGAAGCGGGGGGAAAATAAGAGTAGGGAATGCTCATAATGTTCATAGACAGATTGCTGGTGCGGATATTGTTGAGTCGAGTAAAGGAGTGGTGGCAGCCGATGATGGCCGTTGCTCTGAGATTGGTGCATCAATGCTTAGAAAAGGCGGTCATGCAGTTGATGCTGCTGTTGCAACCGCATTGTGCGTGGGGGTAGTCAATCCTATGGCCAGTGGAATTGGAGGTGGGGCCTTTATGATTGTTCATTCTACTTCTACAAATCAAACTGTAGCATTTGACATGAGGGAAACTGCTCCTTTGGCTGCTTCCGAG GACATGTATTCCAACGACCTTAATACCAAGTATGAGGGTGCATTGTCAATGGGGGTACCTGGTGAATTGGCTGGTCTACATGAAGCTTGGTTGACATTTGGGCGGTTACCTTGGAATGATTTGTTCAAACCAGCCATTAAGCTTGCCAAAGAGGGGTTCATAGTGGAGCCATATCTTGCACTCAGCATTTTCAACAGTGGTGAATCGATCCTATCTGATCCTGGATTAAGATCTGTTTTTGCCCCAAATGGGAGATTATTGCAAGCAGGGGATACTTGTCATAACATTGAACTTGGGAGGACTTTGGAAGCAATTGCTAATAATGGACCAAAAATCTTCTATATTGGAGATATTGGTAAGAAGCTAGTCAAAGATGTGAGAAATGCTGGTGGGATTTTAACATTCGAGGACTTGAGGGATTACAGAGTGGTAGTAACCGATCCTATTTCTGTGAACACTATGGGATATACCATTTTAGGAATGCCACCTCCTTCAAGTGGAACCGTTGCCCTGTCTCTG GTTCTTAACATATTGGATAGCTATGAAAGCCTTAATGCTGCAAAAGGGGCTATAGGCTTGCACAGGCTGATCGAATCACTAAAACACACGCTGGCTGTTCGAATGAACCTAGGCGATCCCAAGTTTGTAGATATCAATAATACCATATCCAATATGCTTTCTCATTCTTTCGCGAAACAACTTCAGCAAAAGATATTTGATAACACCACTTTCCCTTCTGATTACTATTTGCCCAG GTGGAGCCAGCTTGATGATCATGGAACAAGTCATTTCTGCATTGTAGATGGAGATCGAAATGCTGTGTCAATGACCACAACTGTAAACTACCCTTTTGGagccaaaatattatcacaatccACTGGCATCATTCTCAATAACGAAATGGGAGATTTTTCAGTACCAACTGAAATAGGAGACCAACTCCCCCCTGCTCCGACTAATTTTATCAAACCAAACAAACGACCCTTATCATCCATGACTCCCATCGTTGTTCTAAAG AATGACCAACTTGTAGCAGTAATTGGAGGGAGCGGTGGCTTGTACATTCTTGAAGCAGTAATCCAAGTTTTTCTCAACTATTTTGCTATGGGAATGGATCCCTTGGCTGCAGTACAGAATCCAAGAGTTTACCATAAG CTGATTCCGAATACAGTATTGTATGAAAACTGGACAGTTATTGATGGGGATCATATTGAACTAGCTGAAGAGAGGAAGAAGTTTCTAGAAGAAAGAGGTCATCAAATGGAAGCAAAGAAAGGAGGAGCCATTTGCCAGCTTATTGTTCAAACTATTACTGATGATTATGATGATGTAAATCAAATGGGAAGAAAATATGGGAAACCTTCATCAAATGATAAAAGATTTGCCCATGGAGTATTAACGGCGGTGAGTGATCCTAGGAAAGATGGGAGGCCTGCAGCCGTATGA